The genomic region AAAACTCGCCTCAATCAAGACGATAGTAAGCCAACCACTGATGTTAATGCCCGCGTCGTAGAAGTCAAAATCCGCCTCAATCCCGAAGATAGTCCGAAAGTTGCTGCCTTCACGGGTATGCAAGTGCGAGTCAAGATTGATGTGAATTGAGTGGTGCGTGGTGCGCTCTTGTGTTGCGGGCGGAAGCGCGGGTGTCCCGCGCATTGGAAAGCGGCTTAAATGTCGAGGTTGCCTCGACATTTAAGCCGCGTGCCGCGTCGTGGTGCGTGTTTTAACTTCTGACTTTTAGCTTTTGACTTTTGGCTTACCAATTACCCATCTTTATGAAATGAAACTTTCCTTGCTCAAATCCTTACGTAAGCGTCTTCCGGTGGAGATAGAGACTCCGTTGGCTTGGGCGCAGTTATCTCATCAAAAAGTTCGCCTTGCTGTGGCAACGACGGGAATTTGCTTTGCCAACATTTTGATGTTTACTCAGTTGGGATTGCTGGCGATGCTGACAGATGGGACGACTAAACTACATCAAAGCCTAGCAGGGGAATTGGTGTTGGTTTCTGCATCTAGTCCTAGTTTGCTATTTAGAATTAATTTTCCCCAGGCTTACCTTTACCAGGCTGCGGCGGTTGAAGGTGTTACTGCTGTGGCTCCGGTGTATATTAGCAGAGCAAATTGGGTAGATCCACAGCAACTGACTGCTGGGCAAGATAGCTCTAACAGCCAAAAACAACCGCGTGCTTTTGGCAACGAAGTGAGAGTGATTGCAATCAATCCTGCCCAACCTACACTCAACCTACCAGAGGTGAATCGGCAGAGTTTCAAATTAAACGCACCAGATGCGGTATTGTTTGATCGCCTGTCTCAGTCATCTTTAGGCGATATCTCCGCCATGTTGCGCGATCGCCCGGAAGTTGTAACCCTCATGGAAAATCACCGCACTTACGTTACGGGACTTTTCAGTATGGGTAGTACCATCAACGATAAGGGTAATGTCATCATTAGCGATTGGACTTACGCTCAGCGGTTTGGCGAGGAGAGCATGGAAAAAGTGAGGATTGGGGTCGTAAGTTTGTCCCCAGGAGCCGATATTGCTACAGTACAGGCTAGATTGCGCGATCGCCTGCCCAAGGATGTTGGAGTTTACACCAAAGCAGAATTAATCGAGCGCGAACGACAGTTTCATGAGGCGCAGCCAGAAGGCATTATTCTCAAGTTTGGTACGGTTGTGGGTTTTGTCGTTGGGGTAATTATTCTCTATCAAGTGCTTTACTCTGATGTCAGCGACCACCTTTCGGAGTATGCCACCCTCAAAGCAATGGGTTATAGCGATCGCTCGTTACTTATGGTTGTTCTAGGTGAAGCAATCGTTCTCGGTGTCATGGGCTTCGTTCCTGGTTTTATTGCCTCAATCGGACTGTATGAATTGCTCGTGACATTGACTAGAATTCCCTTAGTGATGAAAGCTAGCGTTGCCATTCAAGTATTTATTCTTACCATAATCATGTGTGCCATTTCCGGCGCGATCGCCTCCAGCAAACTCCGCTCTGCCGATCCAGCCGACGTGTTTTGACAGTTATCAGGGAGCAGGGAGCAGGGAGCAGTCAACCAATAACCATCAACCATCAACTATCAACCATCAACTAGTTCTTATATGGAACCTACTGTTGCTGTCTCTAGTCTTAACCATGCCTTCGGACAAGGGACGCTACGCAAGCCCGTACTGACAGAGATAAATCTAAAAATCTATCCAGGGGAAATTATTATTCTGGCGGGACCATCTGGTAGCGGTAAGACAACACTATTATCGCTTATTGGCGGATTGCGCTCGGTACAAGCAGGAAGTTTGAAAGTGCTGGGAAAAGAACTACAAGGAATTGGTAAACATCAGCTGACTAAGGTACGTAACCAAATTGGCTTTATCTTCCAACACAACAACCTATTGAAATGTCTTTCTGCTGCTGGTAATGTCCGTATGTCTTTGAAGCTACACCCAGAAATTCCCAAACGGGAGTATCGACAACGAATTACAGCAATTCTAGAATCTGTCGGACTGGACGATAAAATCGATTCCTACCCAGCTTTTCTTTCTGGCGGACAACAGCAACGAGTGGCGATCGCTCGTGCTTTGGTGGCTCAACCGAAATTAGTATTAGCCGACGAACCAACCGCAGCTCTGGACAGCAAGACTGGACGAGATGTCGTTGATGCGATCCAGCGTCTTGCCAAAGAAACAAATTGCTCTGTTTTGCTCGTCACCCACGACAATCGAATCTTGGATATTGCCGATCGCATTATCCAGATCGAGGATGGGAGAATCAAGTGAGAAGTCGTAAGTCGTAAGTTGTGAAGAGGTTGTAGGGTGTGGGGTTGAATTGCTCCCTGCTCCCTGCTCCCTGCTCCCTGCTCCCTGACAACTGTTAACTGTTAACTGACTTCAAAAGCTGCTCGATCTGCCGATTTATCTCATTCAATTCAAACCGTTGACTGGCTGAAATTTGGGCTTGATGGGCGATCGCACCAGCTAATTCAGGTTGCTGCCGACAAGTATTAACTACTTCTGCTAACCGTGTTGCATCTCCTAGTGGTACGAGCCAACCCGTTTTTCCCGTTTCTACGAGTTCTACTGCGCCCCCTGCTTGGGTTGCTACCACTGGACGACCGCAAAGCATGGCTTCGACAATAACGCGCCCGAAGGGTTCGGCAGCAATGGATGTATGGGCAACTAAATCACAGGCTGCCATTAATGACACCACATCGCTACGAAAGCCTAAGAATTGGACTCTTGGTTCTAATCCTAGCTCCGCAACTTGCTGATGTAATTGTTGCTTGTAGTCCTGTTCGCCAAATAAAGCATCTCCAACAAATATTGCTGTCACTTCTGGCGGACACTGCGTTAGCGCTTCTAGAAGCACGTGCTGTCCTTTCCACGGTGCAAGTCGGCTGAAATGTCCGACAACAAATTTGCCTTCTAGTCCCAATTCCTGCCTTGTCTGAGCTACAGAATTTTCCTGTTGATACAACTGGGGGGCAAATCCGTTGTAGACAACATGAACGAGTTTGGGATTTCCCCCTGCGGCGAGGAAAGCTTTTTGACTAGCTTGAGAGTTAGCAATGACTAACGAGGCACGATTTGCCAAAGTTACAGCTAAACGCAAGTTGGTGCGGCTAAAATGCTCGGTTGAGAGAATGTCATGTAGATGATAGACCAAAGGGCGGCGACTGAGGAGGGATGCGATCGCTCCTACTACCAGTGCTTTTTGCGTATTGGCATAGATGATGTCATATTCGCGAGCAATTTTGGCAACGCGGGTAATCAAAGGCAGCAACTGACCGAGGCTACTCGCGCCTTGGAGCAACCCACTGTCTTTACTCACTTGTAGCGATCGCCCAGTTAGCACCTGCACCGGAATTTCGTGCTGTTGGAGTAAATCTTTAAACCCACCATCGGCGAACAAACCAACTAAACAGCGATCGCGATATGGTTTAGCAATATCCAACAGACAAAGCTCTGCCCCTCCTGGCTTACCACTTTGATCTAGGAATAGAATTTTCATAGGAATTAGTAATTGGTAATTGGTCATTAGTCATCGATCGCTTATTGCTAGTCATTTTGACTTTTGACTTTTGACTTTTGACTTCCCCATTACCCATTACCTAACTTCCCCAAACTTTTTTCAGCTCAACTCCTTGTTCTCTAGAGTAGGCTCCATAGCCGTAAGAAACGTTACTCACACCATTTGCCACCACTCCAATCACGTTAAGCTTTCTCAGCATGGCGTTGGCTTGCACTAATTCTGTCTTCTTCACCATACCGACGCGAGAAACTAGCACAACACCTGTACAGCAAGAAGCGGCAATCATGGCATCTACCATACCCAGTAAAGGTGGAGCGTCGAGTAAAATCAAATCGTAATTTTGCTCGAATCCTGCCATCAACTCTCGCATCCGTTGCGAGCTGAGTAGGTTGGCTGGGTCTTCTGGCTGTGGTCCAGCAGTCAAAATGTCTATGTAGGAGCCAGAAGACTGAATTGCATTATGCGTCGGCAGCGTAGCATCGCTACTCAACAGGGTAGACAGTCCGTAATCGTTGGGTAGATTCAGGATTTGATGTAAACTCGGACGGCGCAAGTCGGTATCGATCAATAATACCCGCTGGTGCAGCCGCGCCGCACTTAAAGCTAAACCCAAGGCTAAAGTAGATTTACCCTCACCTGCTACGGCGGAAGTCACTACCAAAGATTTGAATGCAGCCATTTCGTTCATCAACTGGAGATTGCGATAAATCAAATCCAGCGATTCCCAAGATGGGGGCCAATTTCGGACTTGTACCGTCCAGGGCGACAGGTGAAGCGGCTTGCCAAAGGGTAAACTGACTTCTGGCTGTGCGACTCTGCCTCTGGGCAATTCTGGAGTCATGCCCAACAATGGTAGCTCAAACTGTCTCTCCAAGTCTTCGGAACTGTGGACGGAATCATCGACGGCATCGCGCAGAAAGGCGGCTAAGCTACCCAGCATCAACCCTGCAACTAGACCCAACAACAAGTTCAACTTCAAGTTGGGACCGACTTTCAATCCTAGACGTGGTTCTTCCAAAGCTTGCCAGTCAAATCCACCTCTAGCAATTTCTAAACTTAATTCTTGCTGCGCTCTCAATAGCTGCTGGAGTTTATCGCGGTTAATTTGGACGAAGGGAACTAGACGGTTGTATTCTGCCAATAGTACTGGGAAGCGCTTGAGATCGCTACGTAGTTTCTGTTGCGTTTGCGCTAGACTGTTATCCCGCGCCCGCATCGCGTTCATATTTGTCTGTACTTCGATCAATTGACCTGCAAGATTGAGGTCGAGCGCTCCTAGTTGTCCTTGCTGGAGAATACCATCTCCCCCATTGCTAGCAGCAGCGGCTGCTTGGGATGCTTGTCCCTCACCTAGAACTCGTCCGCCTTCCTGCTTCATCATGCTCAGCAGGTTTTGCCGTTGTTCGAGTAATTTTTTCACGTTGGGGTCTTCATCTGTGAAGACAACTCGCCGCTGCGATAGGGCAAGTTCCGTTCTCTGCAACTCGTTGAGTAGCGTTTGATAGCGAGATGATTGGCTCAAGCGGGAAGCAACTAGCGCTTGTTGCGGAGAACGAGCGAGTTGCTGTTGCAGTTGACCGTAGCGTGCCTGCAAGTCATTATACTGAGCGCGAATGACTTCCCGCTCCTGCGCGATCGCGTTTAACGAGTTGTTGACCGTTGCCGCTTGTTGTTCTGGATCGATCAGGTTATTGTTTTTGCGAAACTCTTCTAACTTGTTTTCCGCTTGATCGACTGTTTTCGTCACAGCAGGGATTTGTTCGTTAATAAACTTCAAACCCTTTTTCAATCTCTGCTCTTGTTGTTCGCGATTATAAATTTGATAAACTGTGTGGACGGCTTTCAGGACTTTTTGCGCTTTAATCGGATCGTTTGCTGTATAAGTCGCCTCGACGATCTTGGTATTGGCTTTTTCTTCAACAACTTGTTTTAGTACTAAGTTTTTCTTCACCTCCGCTACTGTAAGCGTAGGATATTCGGAGCGGAGAATATCGACTGCCCTTTGAATCAGCAGCGAACTACGCATGACGTTAATTTGCGTGGCATAGTCGTCAATCGTGACTCCAGAATCAGCATACTGCTCGCCTTGTCGCGGGGTCGTGCCATCTTTCTTCCCCTGATAATTCGGCTCGATCAGCAACTGCATCTCGCTCTGATATGTAGGCTTGGAGATTAAGGTAAACACAGTGGCAATCGTCAACACCGCTCCCATAACCCCCAGCAGCCAGTAGCGACGGCGCATCAAAACTGCTAACAACTGCCCGTAACCACCGTCTGATTCTTCGACGGTCATGGGCATATGACTTTCATTTACTCTTACCATGCCTAGCACTCCAAACAGTCTACAACGATCCTAATGAACTTATGCAATGCTACTCACCGTATCGGCGATCGCCCGTTCAACTTTGCTAAAAAACGCTTGTTCTGAAAAATGACTCAGGGCGTGATGGCGAATCTTGCCGTAATCCCACTGAATTTCTTTGGCAGCAAGCAAAGCATTTTGGATTGCATCTGGCGATTGTCTGTAAAAGAATACTCCTGTATGCCCTGGAATTTGAGTGTCTATGACTCCTCCCGCGCCATAGGCAATTACGGGCGTACCGCTGGCATTTGCTTCTACTGGTACTAGTCCATAATCTTCTAAAGCCGCGACAACTACAGAGCAAGCTTTTGACATCAAATATTTTCGTTCGGCATCGCTGACGTGTCCTAAAAATCTGACGTTCTTCAGCGCCTTTGACTCTAGCCGTTGGCGTTCCGGTCCGTCGCCGATGATGAATAGGGGTAACCCTAGCCAATTGAAGGCTTCAACAATTACGTCAATTCGTTTGTAACTGATCAGACGAGCTGAAGCTAAATAAAAATTTTCCTTGTCGTTAGAAAAAGCAAAATTACCGCTATTAATTGGATAGTTAATCACCAGCGCTGGTTTGCCGTAGTGCTGGTTAATTCGTCGAGCTACGATACTAGAGTTAGCAATATAAAGGTCTGGTTCTTGAGCATAAACTCGGTCAACCTCTCGCATTTTACGAAAGATCAATTCAATTAATGGGTAGAAATAATGATAGTCTCCATACTCTCTCAAGTAAGTTTTTGTATCCCACAAAAACCGAGTCACGTTATGGCAAAAGCAGATGTGTTGCGCTCCCTTTCTCTTTTTCACAGCTTTGGCAAAGCTGCTGCTGCTACTAATAATGAGATCGTAATCCTGTAAATCTAGAGAGCGAAAAGCAGGGAAATAGAAAGGAGCCAGCATTCTGAAATATTTCGCTGCGCCTGGAATTTTTTGTAATCCTGTAGTGTGAACTATGCGGTTACCTAAATCGACAGTCTGTTCGGGATCGTATACGGAAGTAAAGATGTCTGCTTCGGGATAGCGTTGACAAAGCAGTTCAAAAACTCGCTCTGCACCACCTCTTTGCGTTAGATAATCGTGAACTAGGGCTATCTTCATGAAAAAATAATAGAATTTTATTTAGTAGGTCAAACTTTAGGAACAAGCTTTATCGCAATTCATCTGTTACAGCCGCTAACGTACAAATAATTATGCCTCCAGAGATAGTAAGTGTTGGGATAAGCTGGCATTTGCGTAGATACACTGAAAATTTAGGTAAACAGAAATTATTATACTCAACTTGTTATCGAGAACTGAGGGAATCGCATACTTACTCGGAAAAATTTACCTAAACTTTAAATAATTGAGCATTGGAAGCATCAGCAAAAAACGAATCTTATTTGAGGGAGAATCGCAGTTCGCGTTCTCTACTCAATTGGACTTGACGCAGTTACAGAGGAATTAGTTGCATTGAATACAGGATTCACAACGTATTAGCAGAATTACTGAAACTAAAATCGAGGTTCATGCTTTGCTCATATTTTTCGGTCAATCCAAACCAAATCTATAGTTGGGTAGAATAGTTAACATCGATCGAACTCAACTGAGGTAACAGATCGCGGTAAGTTGGAAAAGCCAGTAACTTCTGACTTTCCGTATGCTACGATGAAGGACTAAACTTTAACCTGACTTCGCGATCGGCGAGAATTTAGCCTCGACCAATCGATTATAGGTCTAGTTCTAGACAATGTTTTGAAAATAGTTTGGAATCAGCTTGCCTATTCTTTAGAAGTTACTTCAGGCTGTAAATTCTTCCCTCCGTGTTGCTTGGCATAGATTGTTCTACTATGGCAACAAGCAGAGCTTCAGGCGTTATTTCATGCATCACTGCTTATGTCTCAGCCACTTTCGGATCGTTTCGCGATCGCCACAGCGCAAAAATTACTGGAAACTTTTAGTTGTTTGGAAGTTAAACCTGTAGAATCGGCAGCAGAAGCCGCCCAGTTGCAACAAGCATTAGTACTACTAAGCACGCAAGCAGATTTCGTCAACTTCGGAATTTGTGCCGACACGCCAGAGCAGGGGCTAGCAGCATTAGCATCTTATGCCAAAGCTCTAGGATATTCAGTTGCGATCGCTCCTACCGATTTAGCTGCGGCGATCGCTCCGGTATATATTAAATTCAACGGTCAAAGACAGACGTACTACCTCGACTCCTACACGGGTACGTATCGCGGCGTGCTGGTATCCTATCATTCATTGGTAGAGGAATCAGTCAACGGTACTTACGGTTATTTGCCGTTGGATTTGTTTCAGTAATGGATAAATACCGTTACATTCTTTTTAATAAACCCTACGGGGTGTTGAGCCAGTTTAGCGATGGCGATCGCGAAGGTGCAAAAGAGCGGCGCACGCTCAAAGATTACATTCCCATTCCCAAGGTTTATCCCGTCGGTCGCTTAGACTGGGATAGCGAGGGATTGATGCTACTAACCGATCGCGGACAACTTCAACATCGACTTGCCGATCCTAAATTTGGACATAGCCGCACTTATTGGGCGCAAGTAGAACGAATTCCAAATGCATCAGCGATTCAGCAGTTAGAACAAGGAGTGATAATTGAAAATTATCGAACTCGACCAGCCAAAGTTAAACTGCTAGAACCCGAACCAACCTTACCACCACGAGATCCGCCAATTCGCGATCGCAAAAATGTGCCTACAGCATGGTTAGAACTAGTCCTGACAGAAGGGAAAAACCGTCAGGTAAGGCGGATGACGGCTAAAGTAGGATTTCCCACCTTACGCTTAGTCCGAGTAGCGATCGCTCACCTACACATAGGCGATTTGTCCCCCGGTCAATGGCGTGACTTAACCGCCCCAGAGCTAAAATTACTTTTAAAGGATTTAGGAATTAGGGGATAGGGAAAGAGGACAAGGGAGACAAGGGAGACAAGGGAGACAAGGGAGCAGGTGAGCTTTGTGTGCTTTGCGTGCAGGTGTAGGGGAGCAACTACCAACTACCAACTACCTATTACCCATTACCACTCTTCACTGATAACTGACAACTGATAACTGCTAAGCTGAACAAAGTATTGATTTTTTAAGCCTCGTAGCTCTACTTGGGTATATCCTGCTATTATCTATAGCTCAAACTATTCCTGAGTAGGGAAAAGTGACTTGTGACGACTTGGATGGGTAGCCAGTTTTCTGCCGTCATCAGGGATAAAACTGCTCCTAAAATGGGAAGACAAGGAAGTTAAAGATGCTGATTTGCCCCCAGTGTCAGAGCGAAAATGCCAATACCAACAAGTTTTGTCAAGGTTGTGGAACTCCCCTAACCTTCAAGTTTTGTCCTGATTGCGGAACTCAGGTGGCTTTAAACGCAAAACTGTGCCATAACTGCGGCGCTCAAACGGGGACAGTGTGGTGGGCGATCGTGATGGGAGTTGTAGAGCCGCAGGAAGGCTCGCCTGTTAGCAACTCAGGAGTCGTAGAAGTGCTGGACGTAGCAGGAGAACCAAAAATTGTAGAATCGCTCCCCAGCAGTATATCTCAGCAGAAGTCAGAGGGAACTGCTCCACCTGCTCCCTTGGCTCTCTCTCTTACCACTCACCACTCACCACTCACCACTTCTGCTTTACCAGCAGGAGCTTATTTAGATCTACAGCAGCGCTATCAGTTGCTCGATCCGTTGGAAATGCCTTTGAATCCAAGCGATCGCATAGAGGCGCAAGTGAGAGTCCTTGACTGCCAGCCATTTCAACTATCGCCCCTAGAAGCAGGCGCAAATGTGATGGTGGCACAATCAATTCCCGCGATCGCCAAAACCTATGTTGCCCTCAACTCCAAATTTGGTGAAAAATCTAGTCAAAAGCTACCTAAAATTCACGATGCTTGGCAGCAGGGAAACCAGCAAGTGATCCTGATTGCCGATCGCTCCGATTGGCAAGATCTGATGCAGATGTGGCACGAACGCAGCACAACTCCAATGCAGATTATGCAGTGGTTTGAGGATATGGTACGGCTGTGGCACGAACTGGAGCCTTGGCATTGTTGCCAAAGTTTATTGGAGCTATCTAATTTGCGCGTGGATGCGACTGGGAATTTTGGATTGCAACGCTTATATCCCGATCCAAATCAAGGAAATTTAAGCTTGCAAGATTTGGGGCAGATTTGGCAGCAGTTATTTCAAGAGTCTCAACGCACTAAATTTGGTTCCTTGGTGGAGTTGCTGTTGGATTTAACTGCGGGCGACATCCAGACAACAGATGAGCTACAATCGCGCCTGCAAGCTACGAGTAGTGAATTACAATTAGAGGCGATCGACGCACCTTATTCTCCTTCAGTATTGAATACACAGGAGGCAGCTGCCGATCGAGGAAAAGTTGGAGTAACTTTAAATAACTCTGCTGCACCAACTGTTATTCAGATGAACGAATCTCAAGAGAATTTTATGAAAAGCGAGGAGTTACCGACTCTAGTGCTGCCAATGCATTTGGTTAGCATTGAGGATGCGGGTAACACTGATGTCGGTCGTCAAAGGCATCATAACGAGGATTGTTTTGGTATCATCACCAAAGTCGATAAATACGTGTTTCCTAGCGATCGCACGATTGAGGCACAAGGTATTTATATTCTTTGTGATGGCATGGGCGGACACGCTGGTGGTGAGGTAGCTAGTGCGTTAGCAGTGAAGAAGCTACAAGAATACTTTCACGCCAATTGGCAACCGTACCAATCTTTACCCAATGAAGCTTCCATCCGCGAGGCAATCCGCATTGCCAATCAAGGAATTTTTGACCTCAACCAGCAGGATGCCCGTTCGGGTGTCGGACGGATGGGAACGACTTTGGTACTCGTTCTCGTCCGCAACAATCAAATGACTGTAGCTCACGTTGGCGATAGCCGTCTCTATAGCTTCAGCCGCAAGCGCGGGTTAGAGCAAGTCACCTTGGATCACGAAGTGGGACAGCGAGAGATTCTGCGGGGCGTGGAACCAGCGATCGCTTATGCCCGTCCTGATGCCTACCAACTGACGCAAGCATTGGGTCCAAGGGACGAAAATTATGTCAATCCTGATGTCAGCTTTGTGGAATTAAATGAAGACACTCTGTTGATATTAGTATCGGATGGAGTTTCAGATAATGGGCTACTAGAGCAACATTGGGAAACCCACATCGAACCCCTACTTAACACGGGCGCTAGCTTAGAACGAGGTGTCAGCGAATTGATTGAATTAGCTAATCAGTACAACGGGCATGACAATATTACCGTTGTCTTAGTACGGTTGAAAGTGCGCCCGAAGTTGGAGCATTAATTGTGTGGTTACGCTATACCTGCTACATCCACAACAATCCAAACCCCTGCACCAATGGCAATTCGAGGATGCGTCAATTATTCGGATTGGTCGCGCCCCCGATAACGATGTAGTTTTGGCAGATCCTCTCGTTTCCCGCCATCATTTACTGCTCCAGCGGCAAAATGGAGAAGATTCATCGAGTCACGTTTGGCAGCTGATCAATCAGGGGACGAACGGGACTTTTTTAGATGGAGTGTTAATCTCTCAAAGCGCGATCGCCGATGGGTCGATAATTCAACTAGCAAAAGGTGGTCCTAGTCTCAGGTTTCAATTTCAACCTCCTAGTACCAAAGCAAGGGAGAAGATTTGCACTCATAGCGGTAATTCGCCACAGAACCTATTCTGCATTCACTGCGGTCAGCCCCTTTCAGTACAGCAGACGATTCACCAGTATCAGGTGTTACGTATTTTAGGACAGGGGGGAATGGGAACGACATATCTTGCTTGGAATCCCAGCCAGAAAAAGCATCTGGGGAACAATTCAACTCGCAAGTCTCAACCCCAATTACTCGTCCTGAAGGAAATGAATGCTGAAATTGCCAAGGTTGCCAAGGCTCAAGAACTGTTTGAGCGGGAAGCTAATGCCTTGAAGCATCTAAACCATGTAGGAATTCCCAAATATTACGATTTTTTCGTCGAAGACGGGAAAAAATACTTGGCGATGGAACTAATTCACGGTCAAAATTTAGAGCAGATAATTTATAAATACGGTCCTGTCACTTCAGCAAAAGCGATTGATTGGATGCTGCAAGCGTGTGAAATTTTAGAATACATTCACAGCCAAGAGCCGCCGCTAATTCACCGCGATATTAAACCCGCTAATTTGATGTTGCGATCGCTCGATAATCGGATTGTGGTGCTAGATTTTGGCGCTGTGAAAACTGGTGGAACTGCTTTTGTGACGCG from Chroococcidiopsis sp. SAG 2025 harbors:
- a CDS encoding protein kinase domain-containing protein is translated as MVTLYLLHPQQSKPLHQWQFEDASIIRIGRAPDNDVVLADPLVSRHHLLLQRQNGEDSSSHVWQLINQGTNGTFLDGVLISQSAIADGSIIQLAKGGPSLRFQFQPPSTKAREKICTHSGNSPQNLFCIHCGQPLSVQQTIHQYQVLRILGQGGMGTTYLAWNPSQKKHLGNNSTRKSQPQLLVLKEMNAEIAKVAKAQELFEREANALKHLNHVGIPKYYDFFVEDGKKYLAMELIHGQNLEQIIYKYGPVTSAKAIDWMLQACEILEYIHSQEPPLIHRDIKPANLMLRSLDNRIVVLDFGAVKTGGTAFVTRIGAEGYCAPEQERGHPLIQSDLYAIGPTLIFLLTGEAPYKFYRPSSKGYQFQLDGIPNVTPELQAVITRVTETKPSDRYATAKELAIALSECH